The genome window TAATGATTTCCTGATTTTTTCTTGTTGTACTTCTTATTCTGTCGATCCACTGTTGTTTTGATCTTACCGCCACCATGGCACCCTTTTGGGCAACAACATTTGTTCCAAGGTCATTTATAACTATACTCCTGACTGAATCTAAAACATCATGAGTGCTTATCATTGCCCCAATACGCAGTCCTGCCATTCCATAAATTTTAGAAAAGCTGTAAACAGTTACAGTATGATCTGGAACGTATTTAGCTGCAAGATGATGTTCTCTTGCAAAATCCCTGTAGGTTATATCATGAAGAAGATAAATATCATTATCAATAGCTAAATCTGCAAATTCTTTGATTTCTTCTTTGGTATAACATGAACCAAGTGGGTTTAAGGGGTCAACAAGGGATATTATCTTGGTATTCTCGTCCATATTTTGTTTTACAAGTTCTGGTGTTAGCTTGTATCCGTTTTCTTCGCTGTAAATAGGCACGGATTTAACATGATCTGCGAATCTGCTTGCAAAGTTGTCTATGATAAGGTATCCTGGATCGCAGGTTATAACATTGTCTGTAGGGTCTAATATGTCGTTCATGCAGAGATAGAGGGATTCTGTACCTCCAGCAGTTATCAGGATATCGTTATTCCCATCGTTAAGCCCTAAATCTTGAAGTATAAGACCTTTGAGCTCTGGAAATCCTTCTGGTGGTGGATACTTGCAGTAATCCTTGTTTTTAACGCTATCGATCATTGCGTGCATTATGTCGTTTTCTTCATGTAAATGGTTCGTGTTTTGACCCATCCAGACCATTTCTTCGTCATTATAAACGCAGTTAAAGAACTCATTTACAGTATCATATCCTTTAGGTAGCCTCTTAGCTGCTTTTGCATATTTTTTTGGTGAAATCATACATCTCACAACCACATTAAAATAATAGTAATTCTAAATGTGTCTAAAGTATATTATTCTTTTAAAAATCTATTATTTAAAACCGTTGTTGTATTTTATGGCCATTATTTCCTCATAAAACAGTTAAATAA of Methanobacterium sp. contains these proteins:
- a CDS encoding pyridoxal phosphate-dependent aminotransferase, whose translation is MISPKKYAKAAKRLPKGYDTVNEFFNCVYNDEEMVWMGQNTNHLHEENDIMHAMIDSVKNKDYCKYPPPEGFPELKGLILQDLGLNDGNNDILITAGGTESLYLCMNDILDPTDNVITCDPGYLIIDNFASRFADHVKSVPIYSEENGYKLTPELVKQNMDENTKIISLVDPLNPLGSCYTKEEIKEFADLAIDNDIYLLHDITYRDFAREHHLAAKYVPDHTVTVYSFSKIYGMAGLRIGAMISTHDVLDSVRSIVINDLGTNVVAQKGAMVAVRSKQQWIDRIRSTTRKNQEIIKEAVDNVEGAFIPVYPSDGNMLAIDLYETGVEPVDVAEFLLKRKIFAREGNYTSKLFGHRYLRVSFSIPTRFVEKFAVDFQDAIKYLRTK